From the Solibacillus sp. FSL R5-0449 genome, one window contains:
- a CDS encoding bifunctional adenosylcobinamide kinase/adenosylcobinamide-phosphate guanylyltransferase, with amino-acid sequence MHVILGGAHNGKRKYTEQLIEQLPAKELIVCEGHLPKVENIKENERYIISNFEQMILPYLHEPEEKAAQQIFDQIIQIAERAELFCICTDTSRGVVPLEKEARQLRDTCGRLYQLLCNEAQTVVRVWYGIPQILKGDSHGQN; translated from the coding sequence ATGCACGTTATACTCGGAGGCGCACATAACGGTAAACGAAAATATACAGAACAACTGATTGAACAGTTACCAGCAAAAGAACTGATTGTTTGTGAAGGACACTTGCCAAAAGTAGAAAATATAAAAGAAAACGAGCGCTACATAATAAGTAATTTTGAACAAATGATTTTACCGTATCTTCATGAACCGGAAGAAAAGGCTGCGCAGCAAATTTTCGATCAGATTATTCAAATTGCCGAGCGAGCAGAACTGTTTTGTATTTGTACGGATACAAGCCGCGGTGTAGTACCACTGGAAAAAGAAGCACGGCAATTAAGAGATACATGCGGCCGGCTATACCAGTTGCTTTGTAATGAAGCACAGACAGTTGTTCGTGTATGGTACGGTATTCCACAAATTTTAAAGGGAGATTCTCATGGACAAAACTAA
- a CDS encoding ECF transporter S component: MDKTKLRFIILTALIAAICVIGSFIKVPVGIVGTAALDSAPALISAIFLPPVFAGAAGALGHIATGLTSGFPLGILHLLIAAEMFIIVAVFAIMHQKGLHILKWIFVIIANGVIAPIPFYFIISPAFYIGSIASLTIATAVNCLIAILVMPVLKTVVQRVGVNV, from the coding sequence ATGGACAAAACTAAATTACGTTTCATTATTTTAACAGCACTCATTGCGGCAATTTGTGTGATTGGGAGTTTTATTAAAGTGCCGGTAGGGATAGTCGGAACAGCTGCACTCGATTCTGCCCCGGCTCTTATTAGCGCAATATTTCTCCCACCAGTTTTTGCAGGGGCGGCTGGAGCACTTGGTCATATCGCAACAGGTCTTACATCCGGTTTTCCGCTAGGCATTTTACATCTGTTAATTGCAGCGGAAATGTTTATTATTGTTGCGGTTTTTGCAATTATGCATCAAAAAGGCCTTCATATTTTAAAATGGATATTTGTAATAATTGCAAATGGTGTTATTGCACCGATTCCGTTTTATTTTATTATTTCTCCGGCATTTTACATCGGTTCCATTGCCTCACTAACAATTGCGACAGCTGTGAACTGTCTTATCGCAATACTTGTCATGCCTGTATTGAAGACGGTCGTGCAGCGAGTAGGGGTTAATGTATGA
- a CDS encoding branched-chain amino acid aminotransferase has product MTTYQITTELSTNRKQKTPAEQLGFGKIFTDHMFVMDYEDGKGWHNATITPYAPITLSPAAMVFHYGQAVFEGLKAYMTEDGEVQLFRPDRNFQRLNTSNARLCIPPIDEDFALEALKELLRVDREWVPTAPGTSLYIRPFIIATESYLGVNPANSYKFMIIMSPVGSYYKEGINPVKILVEQHYVRAVVGGTGEAKTAGNYASSLKGSEIAAQQGYSQTLWLDGKENKYVEEVGSMNIFFKISGKVITPALNGSILPGITRDSMIQVLKSKNIPIEERAIAFEEIVEAAKNGTLEEAFGTGTAAVISPVGELKWLDDIITVNNGQIGEVTQMLYDTLTGIQYGKVEDPFGWTVKI; this is encoded by the coding sequence ATGACAACATACCAAATTACAACTGAGTTATCAACAAATAGAAAACAGAAAACACCTGCAGAACAGCTTGGTTTTGGTAAAATTTTTACTGACCATATGTTTGTTATGGATTATGAAGATGGAAAAGGATGGCATAATGCGACAATTACACCATATGCTCCGATTACATTAAGCCCTGCTGCGATGGTATTCCACTATGGACAAGCAGTATTTGAAGGTCTGAAAGCATATATGACAGAAGATGGGGAAGTCCAGTTATTCCGCCCGGACCGTAACTTCCAACGATTAAATACTTCCAATGCACGTCTTTGCATTCCACCGATTGATGAGGACTTTGCATTAGAAGCATTAAAAGAATTACTTCGAGTAGATCGTGAGTGGGTTCCGACGGCGCCAGGTACATCTCTATACATTCGACCATTTATTATTGCGACAGAAAGCTATTTAGGTGTAAATCCTGCGAATAGCTATAAATTTATGATTATCATGTCACCAGTTGGCTCTTATTATAAAGAAGGCATTAACCCGGTTAAAATTTTAGTAGAACAGCACTACGTACGTGCCGTAGTTGGCGGTACTGGTGAAGCAAAAACAGCCGGCAACTATGCATCGAGCTTAAAAGGCTCTGAAATTGCTGCACAACAAGGCTATTCTCAAACATTATGGCTGGACGGCAAGGAAAATAAATACGTAGAAGAAGTAGGCAGTATGAACATCTTCTTTAAAATTTCAGGAAAAGTAATTACTCCGGCATTAAACGGCAGTATTCTACCTGGGATTACTCGCGATTCAATGATTCAAGTATTAAAATCAAAAAACATTCCGATTGAAGAGCGTGCAATTGCTTTTGAGGAAATTGTAGAAGCGGCTAAAAACGGTACTTTGGAAGAGGCATTCGGTACAGGTACAGCAGCTGTCATTTCTCCGGTAGGGGAGCTGAAGTGGCTGGATGATATCATTACTGTCAACAACGGCCAAATCGGTGAAGTAACACAAATGCTTTACGATACATTAACAGGCATCCAATACGGTAAAGTTGAAGATCCGTTTGGCTGGACGGTTAAAATTTAA